A single Tachypleus tridentatus isolate NWPU-2018 chromosome 9, ASM421037v1, whole genome shotgun sequence DNA region contains:
- the LOC143225636 gene encoding proclotting enzyme, producing the protein MLVNNVFSLLCFPLLMSVVRCSTLSRQRRQFVFPDEEELCSNRFTEEGTCKNVLDCRILLQKNDYNLLKESICGFEGITPKVCCPKSSHVISSTQAPPETTTTERPPKQIPPNLPEVCGIHNTTTTRIIGGREAPIGAWPWMTAVYIKQGGIRSVQCGGALVTNRHVITASHCVVNSAGTDVMPADVFSVRLGEHNLYSTDDDSNPIDFAVTSVKHHEHFVLATYLNDIAILTLNDTVTFTDRIRPICLPYRKLRYDDLAMRKPFITGWGTTAFNGPSSAVLREVQLPIWEHEACRQAYEKDLNITNVYMCAGFADGGKDACQGDSGGPMMLPVKTGEFYLIGIVSFGKKCALPGFPGVYTKVTEFLDWIAEHMV; encoded by the exons ATGTTGGTGAATAACGTGTTTTCACTACTGTGTTTCCCACTCTTGATGTCTGTGGTTAGATGCAGTACTCTCAGCAGACAGCGTAGACAGT TTGTTTTCCCTGACGAGGAAGAACTTTGCTCAAACCGATTTACTGAAGAAGGAACATGCAAAAATGTCTTGGATTGTAgaatacttttacaaaaaaatgaTTATAATTTACTCAAAGAATCAATATGCGGCTTTGAAGGCATAACACCCAAAGTTTGTTGTCCGAAATCAAGCCATGTAATTTCAAGTACACAGGCACCTCCAGAAACCACTACGACTGAACGCCCACCAAAACAGATACCACCCAATCTTCCTGAAG TGTGTGGAATTCACAATACTACAACTACCAGGATTATTGGAGGTCGGGAAGCACCTATTGGAGCCTGGCCGTGGATG ACTGCTGTCTACATAAAACAAGGAGGAATCAGAAGTGTTCAGTGTGGTGGCGCACTTGTCACTAACAGGCACGTGATTACAGCTTCGCACTGTGTTGTAAACAGTGCAGGAACAGATGT GATGCCAGCTGATGTATTCTCGGTTCGTCTGGGTGAACACAATTTATACAGTACCGATGACGATTCGAATCCAATAGATTTTGCAGTTACGTCGGTGAAACATCACGAACACTTTGTACTCGCGACGTATTTGAATGACATCGCAATTCTAACGTTAAATGACACAGTTACGTTTACAGACAGAATTCGACCCATTTGTCTACCTTATCGTAAGTTGAGATACGATGATCTAGCAATGAGAAAACCGTTTATCACTGGATGGGGAACAACAGCATTTA ACGGCCCATCTAGTGCAGTGTTGAGAGAAGTACAGTTACCAATATGGGAACACGAGGCCTGTAGACAGGCCTACGAGAAGGATTTAAATATTACAAACGTGTATATGTGTGCTGGCTTTGCAGATGGCGGGAAGGATGCTTGCCAG GGTGATTCTGGAGGTCCAATGATGTTGCCTGTTAAAACCGGAGAGTTTTATCTCATTGGAATTGTGTCTTTCGGAAAGAAATGCGCATTGCCTGGATTTCCTGGGGTTTACACAAAAGTGACAGAGTTTTTAGATTGGATTGCAGAACATATGGTGTAG